The following coding sequences lie in one Metallumcola ferriviriculae genomic window:
- a CDS encoding DUF2971 domain-containing protein — MLTESYVLKKETMIPKTIFHYTSFEKFKCILQYGTWRFKLSTQSNDLLDTTYIVDIIKNLKIESKNLAEDHLKLLDLLIGYFKRDAYERQFLSYVTCFTGKADSRLLWDAYTINRPVVNEDDVRDYNGVCIGVNRDKLLNILHSKKPEYCDAGFLALVYYTLQQQVVALNFLCKSALGTWDKLKDGKDQLQEAVPTIRTAYSIQIGDYVGKPHFIEMNLKKSFINSMFSYIESVEKTAPFLKHQFWEEENEYRAALNLHISKKPSHDYIDININEELIDFIILGPTFSDREEEVIRKIKDAKLDFNKVSKKQSVGTGIIQMK, encoded by the coding sequence ATGTTGACTGAATCTTATGTTTTAAAGAAAGAAACCATGATTCCTAAAACCATTTTTCACTATACGAGCTTTGAGAAATTTAAATGTATATTGCAATATGGCACATGGAGATTCAAATTAAGTACCCAATCAAATGATTTACTTGATACAACATACATCGTTGACATTATTAAGAATCTTAAAATAGAAAGCAAAAATCTAGCTGAGGATCACCTTAAACTATTGGATCTGTTAATAGGTTACTTCAAGCGGGATGCATATGAGAGACAGTTTTTATCGTATGTAACGTGCTTCACGGGTAAAGCTGATTCCAGGCTACTATGGGATGCGTATACGATAAACAGGCCGGTAGTAAATGAAGATGACGTAAGAGATTATAACGGCGTGTGTATTGGTGTAAATAGAGATAAACTGCTCAATATATTACATAGTAAAAAACCTGAATATTGCGATGCAGGATTTTTAGCGCTAGTTTATTACACTCTTCAGCAACAGGTGGTTGCACTTAATTTTCTATGCAAAAGTGCCTTAGGTACTTGGGATAAACTAAAAGATGGCAAAGATCAATTACAAGAGGCAGTCCCTACAATTCGAACGGCTTATTCTATTCAAATCGGAGATTATGTTGGGAAACCACATTTTATTGAGATGAACCTGAAAAAGTCTTTTATAAACTCCATGTTTTCCTACATTGAATCTGTAGAGAAAACAGCACCTTTTTTGAAACATCAGTTTTGGGAAGAGGAAAATGAATATAGAGCTGCATTGAATTTGCATATTTCAAAAAAGCCCAGTCATGATTATATTGATATAAATATTAATGAAGAACTGATTGATTTTATAATTCTTGGGCCTACATTCTCAGATAGGGAAGAGGAAGTTATTAGGAAGATTAAAGATGCTAAGTTAGACTTTAATAAGGTCAGTAAAAAACAATCTGTAGGAACTGGAATCATTCAAATGAAATGA
- a CDS encoding DEAD/DEAH box helicase, producing MRDILFPFQETALDELHDKIKKAHTMWSERDPQIISFSAPTGSGKTIIMTTLFEDILYGSADDIGDPDSIFVWLSDSPELNEQTRLKIESKSDKIQIRDLVTIDSNFNAEYFEGGHIYFLNTQKLGTDKLLTGTSDTRQYSIWETLTNTAKRNPTQFYVVIDEAHRGTHTSVQAENKAQSIMQKFIKGSKDDRLSVMPLVMGVTATPQRFDNLIAGTTSTVQKVIVPPEQVRESGLLKDRIIIHYPDIQLRADMTMFKGAVDNWQKKCNHWKAYCEREDENMVSPILVIQVEDGNDREATHTDLGTCIELLEETLGRKLQPGEVVHTFNDRSNLNVRNVDIPQIEASRINDEEKVMVVFFKMNLSTGWDCPRAETMMSFRSAQDYTYIAQLLGRVIRTPLARRISSDAELNSVSLFLPYFNEETVENVVNALRDSEAILPTETGTNKELVTLERNLEFTDVFDAMDTLVTYRIDSVRKQSPLKLLMQISRALTMDGIDLGAQKTIKNEVLSKMSNEINRIKENTDFNERAASITGFPLGTLTFDYGDNAYSFDESSQTMTVSEYDISRHFEQSGRLLGEGLHKEYWIRNSTRNHIDVKIEVIVLTNDTATMEELNAYAEEKFIALYEVNKRSIAKLNELRKTFYERLTNASTKPISIPWILPDSIDVSVPDSNTGYDQHLYCSEDGQFHTSLNTWENGIIEEELKNGAVCWLRNLDRKKWSLEIPYEVSGVTTSMFPDLVVVRADSHGYVFDILEPHDPSRKDNYPKAVGLAKFAENHWDKFGRIQLIRLMKGVDGREHFYRLDMEKTTIRNKVRGITSNEELDRIFDTDAIRED from the coding sequence ATGAGAGATATATTATTTCCTTTTCAAGAAACAGCTCTTGATGAACTACATGATAAGATCAAAAAAGCACACACGATGTGGAGCGAACGAGATCCCCAGATAATCTCATTTTCTGCTCCTACCGGTTCAGGTAAAACTATCATAATGACAACACTTTTCGAAGATATTTTATATGGCAGTGCTGATGATATTGGAGATCCAGATTCAATTTTTGTGTGGTTATCCGATTCTCCTGAACTTAACGAACAAACTAGATTGAAAATTGAAAGTAAATCCGATAAGATACAAATCCGTGATTTGGTTACAATTGACTCAAATTTTAATGCTGAGTATTTTGAAGGAGGCCACATATATTTTTTGAACACTCAAAAACTAGGCACCGATAAATTGCTAACTGGAACCTCCGATACTCGTCAATACTCCATCTGGGAAACACTCACAAATACAGCTAAACGTAATCCTACACAGTTTTATGTTGTAATTGATGAAGCACATCGGGGAACTCATACATCTGTTCAAGCAGAAAATAAGGCACAGTCAATAATGCAAAAATTCATCAAAGGTAGCAAGGATGATAGACTTAGCGTCATGCCTTTAGTTATGGGTGTGACAGCAACACCCCAGAGGTTCGATAACTTGATTGCAGGAACCACATCAACCGTTCAAAAAGTTATCGTTCCACCTGAACAGGTTCGTGAATCTGGTCTATTAAAAGATAGAATCATCATCCATTATCCTGATATTCAATTAAGGGCGGACATGACAATGTTTAAAGGTGCGGTTGATAACTGGCAAAAAAAATGCAATCATTGGAAAGCTTATTGTGAACGCGAAGATGAAAATATGGTTAGTCCAATTTTGGTAATTCAAGTAGAGGACGGTAATGATCGTGAAGCAACTCATACTGATTTAGGGACTTGCATTGAATTGCTTGAAGAAACACTGGGCCGGAAATTGCAACCAGGAGAAGTTGTTCACACATTTAATGACCGCAGCAATCTTAATGTTCGTAATGTAGACATTCCGCAAATCGAAGCTTCACGAATTAATGACGAAGAAAAGGTTATGGTAGTTTTCTTTAAAATGAATCTTTCAACAGGTTGGGATTGTCCAAGGGCTGAAACAATGATGTCGTTCCGTAGTGCACAGGATTACACTTATATAGCTCAATTATTGGGACGTGTAATTCGTACACCTTTAGCCAGAAGGATTTCTTCTGATGCTGAGCTTAATAGCGTTAGCTTATTCCTTCCATATTTCAATGAGGAAACAGTAGAGAATGTTGTTAATGCCCTCCGAGACAGCGAAGCTATATTACCAACAGAGACTGGAACTAACAAAGAACTTGTTACACTTGAACGAAACTTAGAATTTACTGATGTATTTGATGCAATGGACACTCTTGTTACCTATCGTATAGATTCAGTCCGTAAGCAATCACCGCTAAAGCTATTAATGCAAATATCACGTGCACTAACGATGGACGGTATTGACTTGGGAGCTCAGAAAACCATAAAAAATGAAGTCCTGTCAAAAATGAGTAACGAAATTAATAGAATTAAAGAAAATACTGATTTTAATGAAAGAGCCGCTTCAATCACCGGGTTCCCACTTGGTACACTTACATTTGACTATGGAGACAATGCATATTCTTTTGACGAATCATCACAGACTATGACTGTGTCAGAATACGATATTTCAAGGCATTTTGAACAATCTGGCAGACTCCTAGGAGAAGGCTTGCACAAAGAGTACTGGATTCGAAATAGTACACGCAATCATATTGATGTAAAAATTGAAGTTATTGTTCTAACAAACGATACTGCTACAATGGAAGAGTTAAATGCTTATGCAGAAGAAAAGTTTATTGCATTGTATGAGGTCAATAAAAGATCAATCGCCAAGTTAAATGAATTACGTAAAACTTTTTATGAGAGACTAACAAATGCTTCAACAAAGCCAATCTCTATACCATGGATATTACCGGATTCAATTGATGTTTCTGTTCCGGATAGCAACACAGGTTATGATCAGCATCTCTACTGTTCTGAAGATGGTCAATTCCACACATCTTTGAACACTTGGGAAAATGGAATTATTGAAGAGGAACTTAAAAACGGTGCTGTCTGTTGGCTGCGTAATCTTGACCGTAAGAAGTGGTCGCTCGAAATTCCATATGAAGTCAGTGGAGTTACCACTTCTATGTTCCCAGATTTGGTAGTTGTTCGCGCAGATTCCCACGGCTATGTTTTTGATATTTTAGAACCACATGATCCTAGCCGCAAAGACAATTATCCTAAAGCAGTTGGACTAGCAAAGTTTGCAGAAAATCACTGGGATAAATTCGGAAGAATTCAGCTGATACGCTTAATGAAAGGCGTTGATGGACGTGAGCATTTCTATCGTTTAGACATGGAAAAAACAACGATTAGAAATAAGGTGCGTGGCATAACATCAAATGAAGAGCTTGACAGAATATTTGATACGGATGCGATACGAGAAGACTAA
- a CDS encoding site-specific DNA-methyltransferase has protein sequence MAAINDLLRQIPDSSLRNRLSQEVARISKNKKFGLLFEEHIPECTPLYDVAIKSGSTVAHKAGNINDLYLVLKLNGETALCRNKSTGDVEHLLLTELVSVAQFGEPIFPMLQPVDLIENASDSNLWHSIIEADNYHALQLLEYLYPKQVDCIYIDPPYNTGARDWKYNNNYVDSNDNWRHSKWLSMMQKRLKIAGRILKPSGVMAIAIDHNELAHLYCLLETNGLFDNHEMTIITVVHNPRGNITNNFARTNEYVVYLTPKSAKTLARTPSENETPRKLRRWGHFSLRTDRRSMFYPIYVKTGHIVDIGEQPPDDFHPSGRNIQLDNEVIEVWPIDQDGVERRWNYSYNEISSHFERIVALPKDNGIDLFLTSELSPPKTVWSAPELDAGGVYGSELVEKIIKTKFPFPKSLYTVLKTIEPALSKNPNALVVDFFAGSGTTLHAVNLINAEDQGKRRCILVTNNEVSDSEAKTLRKDGHQPGDRKWEELGICRSVTWPRTKYSILGKCVEGSPIGGDYISTQTTIQEVNRSFYHLGFVGDPSKLKAKDKKQLLSLLRNKDGKTQLPQTLVKANTKYIVSNKHTASIIFDTSVIDEWLEALNDQDHITDFYIVVKETKLFKEIKEKVSDLLGPVNVTSQIRRPMSEGFPSNVEYFKLGFLDRNNVTLGQQFHEILPLLWLKSGAKGKRPELSINDEPEMLILPQNGFAVLVDETMYSEFTAKLAEEGNIQVVYFVTNSEDAFREMTAGIKVKNTYQLYRDYIDNFVLGSRRDS, from the coding sequence ATGGCTGCAATTAATGATTTATTACGGCAAATTCCAGACTCATCATTGCGTAATCGCTTGAGCCAGGAAGTTGCCCGTATTTCAAAGAATAAAAAATTTGGACTATTATTTGAAGAACATATTCCTGAGTGCACCCCTCTTTATGATGTTGCGATTAAAAGCGGTTCAACAGTAGCACATAAAGCAGGAAATATAAATGACCTATATTTAGTATTAAAACTGAATGGTGAAACGGCTTTATGCAGAAACAAATCAACCGGGGATGTTGAGCATCTATTGCTAACTGAATTGGTTTCTGTTGCTCAATTTGGTGAACCAATATTTCCGATGCTCCAACCTGTTGATTTAATTGAAAATGCTTCTGATAGCAACTTATGGCACAGTATTATCGAGGCAGACAATTATCATGCACTCCAACTACTAGAATATCTTTATCCCAAACAAGTTGACTGCATTTATATTGATCCACCGTACAATACTGGTGCGCGCGACTGGAAATATAACAATAATTATGTAGATTCAAACGATAACTGGCGTCACAGCAAATGGCTATCCATGATGCAAAAACGGTTAAAAATTGCTGGTCGAATTCTCAAACCAAGCGGTGTAATGGCAATTGCTATAGATCATAATGAACTAGCGCATCTTTATTGTCTCCTAGAAACTAACGGTTTATTTGATAACCATGAAATGACGATTATTACAGTCGTTCACAATCCACGTGGAAACATAACAAATAACTTCGCAAGAACTAATGAGTATGTTGTTTATTTGACACCAAAATCAGCAAAAACACTGGCTCGTACACCATCAGAGAATGAAACCCCACGAAAATTAAGACGTTGGGGACATTTTTCATTACGTACAGATAGACGTTCTATGTTCTATCCAATTTATGTTAAAACCGGGCATATAGTAGATATTGGGGAACAACCACCTGATGACTTTCATCCGTCTGGCCGTAATATTCAATTGGACAATGAGGTTATTGAAGTATGGCCTATAGATCAAGATGGAGTTGAACGACGTTGGAATTATTCTTATAATGAAATTTCTTCTCATTTTGAACGAATCGTAGCATTACCTAAAGATAATGGGATTGATTTATTCCTTACTTCTGAGTTATCTCCACCAAAAACAGTATGGTCCGCACCTGAACTCGATGCTGGTGGTGTTTATGGAAGTGAACTGGTTGAAAAAATTATCAAAACAAAATTTCCTTTCCCAAAATCTTTATATACTGTATTAAAAACAATTGAACCAGCCCTATCAAAAAATCCTAACGCCTTGGTTGTTGACTTCTTTGCAGGTAGTGGAACAACTCTTCATGCTGTAAACCTAATAAACGCAGAGGATCAAGGTAAGCGTAGATGTATTTTAGTGACTAATAATGAAGTATCTGATTCTGAAGCTAAGACACTACGAAAAGATGGACACCAACCCGGTGACCGAAAATGGGAAGAACTAGGTATATGTCGATCAGTAACCTGGCCGCGAACAAAATACAGCATATTAGGAAAGTGCGTAGAGGGCTCTCCAATTGGCGGAGATTATATAAGTACCCAAACGACAATCCAAGAAGTAAATCGATCGTTTTATCACCTTGGGTTTGTAGGGGACCCTTCTAAATTAAAAGCCAAAGATAAAAAACAATTACTTTCTTTGCTACGCAATAAAGATGGAAAGACCCAACTTCCACAAACTTTAGTAAAAGCGAATACTAAATATATTGTTTCTAATAAACATACAGCCTCAATAATTTTTGATACAAGCGTAATTGATGAATGGTTGGAAGCGTTAAATGATCAAGATCACATTACTGATTTTTATATCGTTGTTAAAGAGACGAAACTATTTAAGGAAATAAAAGAAAAAGTTTCCGATTTGCTTGGTCCAGTGAATGTTACATCTCAAATTAGACGACCAATGAGTGAAGGGTTTCCTTCGAATGTTGAATACTTTAAACTAGGGTTCTTAGATAGAAATAATGTAACTCTAGGACAGCAATTTCACGAAATACTGCCGTTGCTTTGGCTTAAGTCTGGTGCTAAAGGTAAAAGACCTGAATTAAGTATCAATGATGAGCCGGAAATGTTAATCCTTCCTCAAAATGGTTTTGCAGTATTAGTTGATGAAACTATGTATTCAGAATTCACAGCAAAACTAGCTGAAGAGGGTAATATCCAAGTAGTCTATTTTGTAACTAATTCTGAAGATGCTTTTCGCGAAATGACTGCCGGAATAAAAGTTAAAAACACCTATCAATTGTATCGTGATTATATTGATAACTTTGTATTAGGAAGTAGGAGGGATTCATAA
- a CDS encoding DUF2326 domain-containing protein translates to MLKQIHCDKFAPGHQTIDFSSGLNTVLGNDGGSNAIGKSTFLWIIDYVFGGDSYYSLSDDIKSEIGPHTIFFVFEFEGKPHYFYRNTEDPKNVYRSDKDYHLIEKLSLEEYRALLYQEYSIGLPMLKFGEITERFFRIYGRKNTLEKYPLLIKPREQDEKAVDFLMKFFGHSEILTSIKTMEEELGVKALQYKSKQRQQVDIEKIEMNKKAIESLKVRLQKLMKSNEDAQLAMFGFDTQSFERITKIQKELNHFNRKRNRLQSEVNAIKTNISDSKSEISDEFHSLTHFFPDANLKAFEEIEQFHVKIRKILNDEMHQEIIQIQPLIYQYDKEIEVLNAKIEDSGLAKEMSERVLSQCVNVSKSIDKLEEETAELIHQKELQEARAQAENKMENLLSMQTEKLEEIQEAVNYKMKIINGIVTEQHETAPKLQITPKKEIFFETPGNTSEGTAFKSLVVYDLSILELCPLPTLIHDSNIIKRIEDIHLEHILERYQSSRRQIFIAFDKADSTTEKAHEILEDTTILRLSDGNELFGRSWSKYKSSN, encoded by the coding sequence ATGTTAAAACAGATTCACTGTGATAAATTTGCTCCAGGGCATCAAACAATAGATTTTAGTTCCGGCCTTAATACAGTTTTAGGTAATGATGGCGGAAGCAATGCTATCGGCAAATCAACATTTCTTTGGATTATTGACTATGTCTTCGGTGGTGACAGTTACTACTCTCTCTCAGATGATATAAAATCAGAGATTGGGCCACATACTATTTTTTTCGTTTTCGAGTTTGAAGGTAAACCGCATTATTTTTATCGAAACACTGAAGATCCAAAGAATGTATATCGAAGCGACAAAGACTACCATTTAATTGAAAAATTATCATTAGAAGAATATAGAGCCTTACTGTACCAGGAATATAGCATTGGACTACCCATGCTCAAGTTCGGAGAAATTACTGAGCGATTTTTTCGTATTTATGGACGAAAAAACACACTAGAAAAATATCCATTATTAATTAAACCTAGAGAGCAAGATGAAAAAGCTGTTGATTTCCTGATGAAGTTTTTCGGGCATAGTGAAATACTAACCTCAATCAAAACTATGGAAGAAGAGCTGGGCGTAAAAGCATTACAGTATAAATCGAAGCAGCGCCAGCAGGTCGATATAGAAAAAATCGAAATGAACAAAAAAGCAATAGAGTCACTTAAGGTAAGACTGCAAAAACTCATGAAAAGTAATGAAGATGCGCAATTAGCAATGTTTGGATTTGATACTCAATCTTTTGAAAGAATTACTAAGATTCAAAAGGAGCTTAATCATTTCAATCGAAAGAGAAATAGACTTCAATCTGAAGTTAACGCTATTAAAACTAATATTTCAGATAGTAAATCAGAAATCTCTGATGAGTTTCATTCTCTAACACATTTTTTCCCAGATGCAAATTTAAAGGCCTTCGAAGAAATTGAGCAATTTCATGTAAAAATCAGGAAAATATTAAATGATGAAATGCATCAAGAGATCATCCAGATACAACCTCTTATTTATCAGTATGACAAGGAAATTGAAGTGCTAAATGCAAAAATTGAAGATTCTGGTTTGGCTAAAGAAATGTCTGAGAGGGTCTTATCTCAATGCGTTAATGTTTCAAAAAGTATTGATAAATTGGAAGAAGAGACGGCTGAATTAATCCATCAAAAAGAACTACAGGAAGCTAGAGCCCAAGCTGAGAATAAAATGGAGAACTTATTATCAATGCAAACAGAAAAATTAGAAGAAATACAGGAAGCAGTCAACTATAAAATGAAGATAATCAATGGAATAGTAACCGAACAACACGAAACTGCTCCTAAACTACAAATTACTCCCAAAAAAGAAATATTCTTTGAAACACCGGGAAACACCAGTGAAGGTACAGCGTTTAAGAGCCTTGTGGTGTACGATTTAAGCATATTGGAACTATGCCCACTACCTACCCTGATTCATGATTCCAACATTATTAAACGCATTGAGGACATACATTTAGAACATATATTGGAACGCTACCAATCAAGTAGACGACAAATATTTATTGCTTTTGATAAAGCTGATTCAACTACTGAGAAAGCACATGAAATTTTAGAAGATACTACAATTCTACGCTTATCAGATGGCAATGAATTATTTGGACGTTCATGGAGCAAGTACAAATCAAGTAATTAA
- a CDS encoding ABC-three component system middle component 7, producing MRLPNKVTTYTNSIIALFPNILEALEESDMIPKELFEQVSLGKGTMGDFLSALDCLFALGQIEIIEEGRVLHYVKTDSL from the coding sequence ATGAGATTACCTAATAAAGTAACCACATATACAAACAGCATCATTGCCCTCTTCCCTAATATCCTAGAAGCACTGGAAGAAAGCGATATGATACCAAAAGAACTATTTGAACAAGTATCTTTAGGTAAAGGAACTATGGGGGATTTTTTAAGCGCCTTAGATTGCTTGTTTGCATTAGGCCAAATTGAAATTATTGAGGAAGGGAGGGTACTACACTATGTTAAAACAGATTCACTGTGA
- a CDS encoding ABC-three component system protein, with translation MKKLCFGSFTTILKLCKVKSVTQKWLCGTLLLSIAPTYDIRHDDGTVSDLLKGKKNLSPHVTELALTADKKELSEYFERSVLPLLDGNKRSLIVLALKDIIDSDDTIENDTVIEIVNDMTKEDIANRNAFVLGDFLAGIFLYTVLNVNNRNCEDSIKEITHEYIESFEDQKINVIFQGSYSNFSTETAHEIAMDARTLVLLSETGGKCQRCSKVLGIKKEGNDVNYAKIINLSENEDIVLCVECEREIQNASDGEKQALLSAKHDLETFITAREATSRYKIEKQIEHVLREVDLMDVTVDTQLKIKPVKVENKIAEKRLRERVLYDVNRLYQGVNDSLDRLAGENKLNTNKFAKSIKRMYEDANETNISQSDLYHLLVQTLFEKTGRKYREACEIIISYFVQRCEVFDEIT, from the coding sequence ATGAAAAAATTATGTTTTGGTAGTTTCACAACAATACTAAAACTTTGCAAAGTGAAGAGTGTTACCCAAAAGTGGCTGTGTGGTACATTGCTTCTTTCTATTGCGCCTACTTATGATATTCGTCACGACGATGGGACTGTTTCAGATTTGTTGAAAGGGAAGAAAAACCTATCTCCTCATGTCACTGAACTTGCTTTAACAGCAGACAAGAAAGAACTGTCAGAATACTTTGAAAGAAGTGTATTGCCTTTATTAGATGGTAATAAAAGAAGCCTGATAGTTTTAGCATTGAAAGATATAATTGATTCTGATGATACAATCGAAAATGATACTGTTATTGAAATTGTGAACGATATGACAAAGGAAGATATCGCTAACCGTAATGCTTTTGTCTTAGGAGATTTTTTAGCAGGGATATTTCTTTATACAGTCCTTAATGTCAATAATAGAAACTGCGAAGATAGTATAAAAGAAATAACCCATGAGTACATAGAAAGCTTTGAAGATCAAAAAATCAATGTAATCTTTCAGGGTAGCTACAGCAATTTTTCTACTGAAACGGCCCATGAAATTGCTATGGATGCACGCACTTTGGTTCTACTATCGGAAACCGGAGGTAAATGTCAGCGTTGTAGTAAAGTTTTAGGCATAAAAAAAGAAGGCAACGATGTCAACTACGCTAAAATCATTAACCTTTCCGAAAATGAAGATATTGTTTTGTGTGTTGAATGTGAGCGTGAAATCCAAAATGCTTCTGATGGAGAGAAACAAGCCCTACTGTCTGCAAAACATGATTTGGAAACATTTATAACTGCAAGAGAAGCAACTTCACGTTATAAGATTGAAAAACAGATCGAGCATGTTCTACGAGAAGTTGATTTAATGGATGTCACAGTCGATACGCAACTTAAAATAAAGCCTGTAAAAGTAGAAAATAAAATTGCTGAAAAGCGCTTAAGAGAGCGCGTACTTTACGATGTCAACAGATTGTACCAGGGGGTTAACGACTCCTTAGATCGCTTAGCTGGAGAGAATAAATTGAATACCAATAAATTTGCAAAAAGCATAAAAAGAATGTATGAAGATGCGAATGAAACAAACATATCACAAAGCGATCTATACCACCTACTGGTACAAACACTATTTGAAAAAACAGGACGAAAATACAGAGAAGCTTGTGAGATAATTATCTCCTACTTCGTGCAAAGGTGTGAGGTGTTCGATGAGATTACCTAA
- a CDS encoding helix-turn-helix domain-containing protein has protein sequence MAFSYNKLWKLLIDRKMMKKDLMAKTNLTSTTMAKMSKDLPVSMDVLGRICKALDVNIGDIVDYVDDEKSTNK, from the coding sequence ATGGCTTTTAGTTATAACAAACTTTGGAAATTGTTAATTGATAGAAAAATGATGAAAAAAGACTTAATGGCTAAAACAAACTTAACATCAACAACAATGGCTAAAATGAGCAAGGATTTGCCTGTAAGCATGGATGTGTTAGGTAGAATTTGTAAAGCACTTGATGTAAACATAGGAGACATTGTAGATTACGTAGATGACGAAAAATCTACCAATAAATAA
- a CDS encoding RNA polymerase sigma factor: MQKKYKTSPNKRTEYIYYPADGTKITISPGEASNSFIELLHSMDDNEVDEQRRYDYRVTTHLDAYHDGEDESANDRNKYLADNSTNPEKLLIEAEKEAEHLDMLDKLTKAMDCLLPQQKELFKKVYIENRTNVDIATEEGVTETAIRKRLKKMHEKLRKVLS; this comes from the coding sequence ATGCAAAAAAAGTACAAAACAAGCCCAAATAAGAGAACGGAGTATATTTACTATCCAGCAGATGGAACTAAAATTACCATTAGCCCTGGAGAAGCTTCGAATTCATTTATTGAATTACTGCACAGCATGGATGATAACGAAGTAGATGAACAGAGACGTTATGACTATCGAGTGACTACTCATCTGGATGCATACCATGATGGTGAAGATGAATCTGCAAATGACCGCAATAAATATCTTGCAGACAATAGCACTAATCCAGAAAAGCTACTTATTGAAGCTGAAAAAGAAGCCGAGCATCTGGATATGCTGGACAAGTTAACCAAGGCTATGGATTGCCTCCTTCCCCAACAAAAGGAGCTCTTTAAGAAGGTCTATATCGAAAACCGAACCAATGTGGATATCGCTACAGAAGAAGGAGTTACAGAGACAGCTATTCGTAAACGATTGAAGAAGATGCACGAAAAATTAAGAAAAGTACTTTCATGA
- a CDS encoding rRNA biogenesis protein rrp5 codes for MSKTKLFLDVVSGLRSLADSVQAVADAITNNDETEKQQHEPVNEPINKQITLEEVRAVLAEKSHDGFTAEVRELLQKYGASKLSKIDPSKYASLLSDAGGLK; via the coding sequence ATGAGCAAAACTAAGCTTTTTCTTGATGTAGTCTCTGGCCTGAGGTCACTCGCAGACAGTGTTCAGGCAGTTGCTGATGCAATCACTAATAATGATGAAACGGAAAAACAACAACATGAGCCGGTAAATGAGCCAATCAACAAGCAGATTACTTTGGAAGAGGTAAGAGCTGTACTTGCTGAAAAAAGCCATGATGGATTCACTGCTGAAGTGAGAGAACTACTTCAAAAGTATGGTGCATCCAAACTCAGCAAGATTGATCCATCAAAGTACGCTTCCCTGCTCTCTGATGCGGGGGGATTAAAATGA